A portion of the Gasterosteus aculeatus chromosome 12, fGasAcu3.hap1.1, whole genome shotgun sequence genome contains these proteins:
- the pcdh20 gene encoding protocadherin-20, translating into MFHCRHPSLSKRGGIWGLCILLLYTSPLSCFANFSQAKELIYKIKEGLPRGTFIGAIGVDLNLDFTVKPPFLFSLPKKKVNGQYVNLNNTTGELYTSATEIDREKFCPYHSDGRGCFLSLDVFVLPQQYFQLVKVKIFIEDVNDNRPKFSVDEIRISVPENTPINARYAVEQSAVDPDLGVHGVQTYWLVNDFGMFTLDVEENEGGELTPFLIVIEALDRETQAEYITDIIAEDGGTPPLLGAATLKIVITDVNDNCPQFTESQLNVTLHGNATKGSTLARLNAFDPDLGANAQISYAYSERVPRDVRSLFHLDRITGFIKLAGKIDTGTATFYKLTILANGPGCIPAVATVFVYLIKVVTGPPAVIPRYITPEKDGVVTIKESEPAFSPIAFYTVKNIGMNQKVDCHLEGSGPFRLVPYQLLKNEYLLETTEPLDYEKTQEYELIVVAKNSHALVIKTFLKVQVLDENDNVPVFQQSWMEISVEENNPPNTFLTQLQATDQDSEGRGEVIYLLGGNAPGIFVVDRVTGVLTVTTSLDREEKETYRFIVRAVDQGTPRRESIATVVVSVLDRNDNSPRFINKDFTFFVPENFPGYGEIGVLSVADADAGENGWVALSILNGSDIFMIDTGRGALRAKTSLDREQQGTYQLWIEAVDGGEPALSCVTMVTVLLVDVNDNPPIVLFPQSNQSYMLVLPDTLPGTSITEVYAVDKDTGMNAVIAYSIVKRKGGEPGSFAIDPETGNITLKRELSIRGLYRLLVKVSDHGQPEPLYSTVMVNFFVNETVSNESYIHSLLTREAEVEVEERPWYKGQMTEGPERYELFPCQPLLIALSVTCLGLFFSVVTLTSYICCRRFKKRKRKKRSEVEIPLKI; encoded by the exons ATGTTCCACTGCAGACACCCCAGCCTTAGCAAAAGAGGAGGGATATGG GGTTTGTGCATCCTCTTGCTTTACACCAGCCCCCTTTCCTGTTTTGCGAATTTCAGCCAGGCGAAAGAGCTGATTTATAAGATAAAGGAAGGATTACCCAGGGGGACCTTTATTGGGGCCATTGGAGTAGACTTAAATTTGGATTTCACTGTGAAGCCCCCCTTTTTATTCAGTCTCCCGAAAAAGAAGGTCAATGGACAGTATGTTAACCTAAATAATACCACCGGGGAGCTTTATACATCTGCTACGGAGATCGACAGGGAGAAATTCTGCCCATATCACTCAGACGGACGGGGTTGCTTCCTCTCactggatgtgtttgtgttgccccAGCAGTACTTTCAGCTGGTCAAAGTTAAGATCTTCATTGAGGATGTGAATGACAACAGACCCAAGTTCTCTGTGGATGAGATCCGTATATCTGTCCCAGAAAACACACCAATCAATGCTCGTTATGCAGTGGAGCAGTCAGCGGTGGACCCGGACCTTGGTGTTCACGGAGTGCAGACCTACTGGCTGGTCAACGACTTTGGAATGTTCACACTGGATGTTGAGGAAAATGAGGGAGGTGAGTTGACACCCTTCCTCATTGTGATAGAGGCTTTGGACAGAGAGACCCAGGCTGAATACATCACAGATATCATTGCAGAGGACGGAGGGACCCCTCCTCTGCTTGGAGCGGCGACATTGAAAATTGTCATCACAGATGTGAATGATAACTGCCCCCAATTCACAGAGTCGCAACTGAACGTCACTTTGCATGGGAATGCCACCAAAGGGTCGACTTTGGCACGTCTGAACGCTTTTGACCCTGACCTTGGTGCTAATGCTCAGATCAGCTATGCTTACAGTGAACGCGTGCCAAGGGACGTCAGGAGCTTGTTCCATTTGGACAGAATCACTGGGTTTATCAAGCTAGCAGGGAAAATAGACACTGGCACTGCCACGTTTTACAAACTCACCATTTTGGCCAATGGACCTGGTTGTATCCCTGCAGTGGCTACTGTTTTTGTCTATTTAATCAAAGTTGTTACAGGACCCCCTGCTGTCATACCCCGATATATAACACCAGAAAAGGACGGGGTGGTGACCATAAAGGAGTCTGAACCTGCGTTTTCTCCAATCGCTTTTTATACTGTCAAAAACATTGGCATGAACCAAAAGGTGGATTGCCATTTGGAAGGGTCCGGCCCCTTCAGGCTTGTCCCCTACCAGCTTTTAAAAAACGAATACCTGTTGGAGACTACAGAGCCCTTGGACTATGAGAAGACACAGGAGTACGAGCTTATTGTGGTTGCCAAAAATTCTCATGCACTTGTCATCAAGACCTTTCTCAAAGTGCAGGTTTTGGATGAGAATGATAACGTACCAGTGTTTCAACAGTCTTGGATGGAAATATCTGTAGAGGAGAACAACCCACCAAACACCTTTCTGACCCAGCTCCAGGCTACAGACCAGGACAGCGAGGGCAGAGGGGAAGTCATCTACCTCCTTGGCGGTAACGCCCCGGGGATCTTCGTTGTTGATCGCGTGACCGGCGTCCTGACCGTAACCACCTCGCTTGACCGCGAGGAGAAGGAGACATACCGGTTCATAGTGAGAGCAGTGGATCAGGGGACGCCCAGGAGGGAGTCCATTGCAACTGTGGTGGTGAGCGTGCTAGACCGCAATGACAACAGTCCGCGCTTCATCAACAAGGACTTCACGTTCTTTGTGCCCGAGAACTTCCCGGGGTACGGGGAAATAGGAGTCCTCTCTGTAGCAGATGCCGATGCTGGAGAAAATGGTTGGGTTGCCCTTTCCATCCTCAATGGCAGCGATATCTTCATGATAGACACTGGCCGAGGTGCACTGAGGGCAAAGACATCACTCGACCGCGAGCAACAAGGGACATACCAGCTGTGGATTGAGGCCGTGGATGGTGGAGAGCCTGCGCTTTCCTGCGTAACTATGGTGACTGTGCTGCTGGTGGATGTAAATGACAATCCTCCTATTGTCCTCTTCCCCCAGTCCAATCAGTCTTACATGCTGGTTTTACCCGATACACTACCGGGAACATCAATAACAGAGGTCTACGCTGTGGATAAGGACACGGGCATGAATGCTGTGATTGCCTACAGTATCGTTAAGAGGAAAGGTGGCGAGCCAGGTTCCTTCGCCATTGACCCAGAAACAGGAAATATCACATTAAAGAGGGAGCTTAGCATCCGGGGCCTATACAGACTTCTGGTCAAGGTCAGTGACCATGGTCAGCCTGAGCCGCTTTACTCAACAGTGATGGTCAACTTCTTTGTCAATGAAACCGTGAGCAACGAGAGCTACATACACAGCCTGCTGACCAGAGAGGCTGAAGTCGAGGTAGAGGAGAGACCGTGGTACAAAGGC